From Candidatus Woesearchaeota archaeon, the proteins below share one genomic window:
- a CDS encoding histidine phosphatase family protein, translating to MKRMGKTIIYFVRHGAVDKPKDTWAGINNLHFGLSKKGKEQIRKVREYLSKHNIKVIYTSPINRAYETTKMISEFFPKAKVIKSKQLFEWKYKWKGETETEIKQSNEFQIYLTNPTKLIGGEKIRDLALRMQNFCKKIIKKHKGKEIICVSHQDPIRALRLKLQNKNLNLLNKTMCDRGSISALYFKGNKLNKIKYIELK from the coding sequence AGACATGGAGCCGTGGATAAACCAAAAGACACCTGGGCTGGAATAAATAACCTACATTTTGGTTTGAGCAAAAAAGGAAAAGAACAAATCAGAAAAGTAAGGGAGTATTTATCTAAACATAACATAAAGGTAATTTACACTTCCCCTATAAATAGGGCCTATGAAACTACAAAGATGATATCTGAGTTTTTCCCAAAAGCTAAAGTTATTAAGTCAAAACAATTATTTGAATGGAAATACAAATGGAAGGGAGAAACAGAGACCGAAATAAAGCAATCAAATGAATTTCAAATCTACTTAACTAATCCAACAAAACTAATAGGGGGCGAAAAAATCAGGGATTTGGCCCTTAGAATGCAGAATTTTTGCAAAAAGATCATTAAGAAGCATAAAGGCAAGGAAATAATCTGCGTTTCTCATCAAGACCCTATTAGGGCATTAAGATTAAAATTACAAAACAAAAATCTAAACTTGCTGAATAAAACGATGTGTGATAGGGGGTCTATTTCAGCTCTTTATTTCAAAGGCAACAAACTGAATAAAATTAAATATATAGAACTAAAATGA
- a CDS encoding tyrosine-type recombinase/integrase, translated as MNKEEFLKKLEVELKISKNSQYTLRNYLKANSELLEFTKKLPDQITEEDVQAFMAEKLSDKASISTILFLAAIRHAYRNILKKDPTANIRRPKKEIKIPAVLSKDEVRKLISSINNSKSKLMITLMYACGFRVSELISLKTPDLDFNEKIGYARQAKGKKDRIFNIPELIFQDLKEQAEKQKQESQEYLFSGPKGRLSARNLQKIVRTAAKKSGISKPVHCHTLRHSFATHLLENGENLIVIQQLLGHENIETTKIYTHISPQQLKKVKSPIDAL; from the coding sequence ATGAACAAAGAGGAATTCCTAAAAAAACTTGAAGTTGAATTGAAGATCTCTAAAAACTCACAATATACTCTGAGAAATTATCTTAAGGCAAATTCAGAACTTCTTGAATTTACTAAAAAACTACCAGATCAAATAACGGAAGAGGATGTTCAGGCATTTATGGCAGAAAAACTTTCAGACAAAGCCAGCATTTCAACAATTCTTTTTTTAGCCGCCATTAGGCATGCTTATCGAAATATCCTCAAAAAAGATCCAACTGCCAATATAAGAAGGCCAAAAAAAGAAATAAAAATCCCGGCTGTTTTATCTAAAGATGAAGTTAGAAAGTTAATAAGCTCTATTAATAACTCCAAGAGTAAGCTGATGATAACATTGATGTACGCCTGCGGCTTCAGGGTTTCTGAATTAATAAGCCTAAAGACGCCTGATTTAGACTTCAATGAAAAAATAGGCTATGCAAGGCAGGCGAAGGGCAAAAAAGACAGGATTTTTAATATTCCTGAGCTTATTTTTCAAGATTTAAAAGAACAAGCAGAAAAACAAAAACAAGAAAGCCAGGAGTATTTATTCTCTGGTCCAAAAGGAAGATTATCTGCAAGAAACCTGCAAAAAATAGTAAGAACTGCAGCAAAAAAATCAGGGATAAGCAAGCCCGTTCATTGTCATACATTAAGGCATAGTTTTGCAACGCATTTGCTTGAGAACGGCGAAAATTTAATTGTTATACAGCAGCTTCTTGGTCACGAAAACATTGAAACAACAAAAATTTATACTCACATCAGCCCGCAACAATTAAAAAAAGTAAAAAGCCCGATAGATGCCTTATAA